ATCTCAGACATAATGATCTTTAGCACAGACCAAAGTAAAACCCGTGCTTACTGCTACACTGCACTGACATTATCAATATGCTAGAGGCAGCTGTCTTGGACTAGcttacacacacacttctcaatttaatttaatgggCAAGGCAAGAACACTATGCCTCTTGCGTTCAATCCCTCATTTACCAACCGAGAAAAAGGGGAGTGGAGCTGACCTGATTGACAAGCCTCGTCCTCTGCTCTCCACACCACTGTGGCAGGGGAtactatacacaaacacacaaactttttttaCTAATACaaccagagtaaaaaaaaaagtgtgcatgaaCAGTTAGCACAAGATATCCAAGTGTGTGTATCTGCGACATGAAAGCAATGTGACCATACGTGTTTGTGTGCCCAGGTGATTATGTACCTGGTAGGCATATGTGGTCTGTGCATAATTCATGGGCACCTGTGGGACAATAAATCCTGGAGGACTGGAGTACGAATAAGGctataaagacagacagacacgtaGGAAAAACAATGATATTCTACAATCTTTGgaatgtgatacattttataaCTCCTCCACGTGATTTTAATTTGCAGAATGTCATGGTTTGTATGAAGATTGTGTTGTTACCTGCATGTACTGATTCCCTCCATTGAAGACAGGTGAGGGCGGGGCCAGGCTTGGGGGACAGCAGCTGCAGTACATATATGGGCTGGGGCTTATCCACTGTGATGGACCAATCATTGGAGACGACACTGAACCTAAGAATAAGATcccaacacattttaaataaaattagatgaCTTTTTAGGTTGTTAAGattacaatttctatttttttattgcagaaaTCATATCAGAAGATATCCACTACCAATTCTCGAAATTGAAACAATTTACAAGTACAAATGTctccaaaatggcaaaaaaaaaaaaaaaaaaaaaaaatcaatatagcAATTCCATGACTTTTGTACAAGACAGACCAAACAGGCAGCAGTGTGCAGGGACTCACGAGAATTTCTCTCTTTCATGATGGCAGGTCCCAGTTTGAGTTTCTTCCCTTTAAAACTGATCTGCTGCTGTAGAAGAATTGAATTGTATGAGACGTCAAGATACCGTCATAGCATCAACACTCACACAGAAAAGAGATAAAGTCACGTAGACAAGTAAAAGTGACCTCCTTACATCAACGATAGTCTGGATATCAACGTCCTCGCCGAAATAAACGAAACCATACCTGTGAGGAAGAAGATGGGGAAACTAATCAGACGtgacagacactttttttttttaaagcagtttccAAGACACATtctgtaaagggatagttcacaccacAAATGACAGTTCTGCCATTTACTCTTCTACATGTTGTTCCAAGATGACTTTCTTTGAATGGCATGAAAGCAAAATTGACAAAAGAAACATTTGGGCGACTTGATGCAATGCACAATTATAATAGTTTGAATCTAATTTTACCGGACTAAATCAGTTCAGAATTAAATGCTATATATTAGTATGTACAATATATTCTGAATGACCCATTAGAAAACaat
The Cyprinus carpio isolate SPL01 chromosome A19, ASM1834038v1, whole genome shotgun sequence genome window above contains:
- the LOC109106798 gene encoding deleted in azoospermia-like isoform X3, translating into MEFQKHRQGFPSSLKLSNGYILPEGKMTPNTLFVGGIDMKVDENEIREFFAKYGSVKEVKIITYRGGICKGYGFVYFGEDVDIQTIVDQQISFKGKKLKLGPAIMKERNSRSVSSPMIGPSQWISPSPYMYCSCCPPSLAPPSPVFNGGNQYMQPYSYSSPPGFIVPQVPMNYAQTTYAYQYPLPQWCGEQRTRLVNQNYVDCGVQTLLTLL
- the LOC109106798 gene encoding deleted in azoospermia-like isoform X2, translating into MYEGAQLPLCLICGLYSQEFQKHRQGFPSSLKLSNGYILPEGKMTPNTLFVGGIDMKVDENEIREFFAKYGSVKEVKIITYRGGICKGYGFVYFGEDVDIQTIVDQISFKGKKLKLGPAIMKERNSRSVSSPMIGPSQWISPSPYMYCSCCPPSLAPPSPVFNGGNQYMQPYSYSSPPGFIVPQVPMNYAQTTYAYQYPLPQWCGEQRTRLVNQNYVDCGVQTLLTLL
- the LOC109106798 gene encoding deleted in azoospermia-like isoform X1, whose translation is MYEGAQLPLCLICGLYSQEFQKHRQGFPSSLKLSNGYILPEGKMTPNTLFVGGIDMKVDENEIREFFAKYGSVKEVKIITYRGGICKGYGFVYFGEDVDIQTIVDQQISFKGKKLKLGPAIMKERNSRSVSSPMIGPSQWISPSPYMYCSCCPPSLAPPSPVFNGGNQYMQPYSYSSPPGFIVPQVPMNYAQTTYAYQYPLPQWCGEQRTRLVNQNYVDCGVQTLLTLL